The segment AAAGGGAATATCGGCCCACTGGATGTTGGTGGGATTCCAGATGTGAAATAAGGGGCGGATGGCATAGCGGAAGAAGCGTGGTGTCTCGTCCTTCGACCACTCCATGAAAATGAAGCCCTTTTTGCCATCATCCCCGACGATTTGCAGTGGATCGCAATAACCGGGCTCCAAGTCCTGATCCGGCGTGAGGCGCAGCCAGATGGAGACGGTGGTGCTCCAGCTCGCTGCGTTGTAGCCGAGGATGTCCACGCCGCTGAATTGCGGCCGGGTGGCACCTTTTTTCGGGAAATGCAGGCATGCGCCAAATTTCCCGCCGGCTGCATCGTGCTTCAGTTCCTCATTGAAGGCAGCAGGGACGAGTTCTTTGCCTTTTTTGACCACGCAGCTCTTGCTCCCACGGCTGTAGTCGGCATCCAGCCCACTGTCGAACGAGGCGTGAAACGCGAGGGCTGATTTCAGTGCTTCCTGGGCATGCAGTGAGCCGAGGAGGAGGAAAGAGAGAACGATCGTCTTCATCTGGAATAAGGTGGCGTGAGTGCCAGCCATAAACGCTGCGGGCTGGCAAAATCCTCACGCAGACCTGAATGAAACTCCACGGAGCTCAACGCCGCGGACGCACTTTGATCTCGACGCGGCGATTGATGCCCTGCTCCTCGACCGTGCCACCGGGGATGATGAGGCGGCTTTTTCCCATGCCGACGGCTTGCACGTGGTCATCGAGGCCCAGGGACTCGCGCAACCAGCTCACCACGGCCTCTGCACGGCGGATGCTGAGTTGGAGATTGTAGTCCTCTCCCCCGAAGCTGTCGGTGTGGCCTTCGATGATGAAGATGGAGTCTGGATTCTTCTGGATGAGGATGCCTAGCTTCATGAGGCTGAGGCGTGCCGTCTCTGCGAGCTGATCGCTGCCGTATTCAAAGAGCAAATCGGTCGGCATGAGGATGGGGGCCATGTTGCCACCGACGCGGCCGCCATTGCCACTGAGGATGTCATCGAGGTTGCTGAAGCCTTTCACTCGCGCATTGGCGGCGGTGGCGGTGCTCTGGCTCTTCACGGCATCGAGCAGCCCGGTGTCGATCTCGCCACCGAGTCCGGGCTCCAGGGCTCCAGCATCGAGGAGCATCTGTTTTTCCGAAACGGGCTTCATGA is part of the Verrucomicrobiaceae bacterium genome and harbors:
- a CDS encoding OmpA family protein codes for the protein MSAVTHSSEWNPSSRAAYRARDDWSLKWWAMFAIILSVLFHMLLVVGFDTLGFAALDKNAPPKMPERIRINENLLRDQKAIQELPETVTQTGPVSTPDVKAFEPKLDVNDMIQDLPKDQEIDLTPSVKEITNFIRRNDPGDGAPGAQQSSELAKMLAAPESMAEATANLAAEMASVRREVLMKPVSEKQMLLDAGALEPGLGGEIDTGLLDAVKSQSTATAANARVKGFSNLDDILSGNGGRVGGNMAPILMPTDLLFEYGSDQLAETARLSLMKLGILIQKNPDSIFIIEGHTDSFGGEDYNLQLSIRRAEAVVSWLRESLGLDDHVQAVGMGKSRLIIPGGTVEEQGINRRVEIKVRPRR
- a CDS encoding LamG domain-containing protein, whose amino-acid sequence is MKTIVLSFLLLGSLHAQEALKSALAFHASFDSGLDADYSRGSKSCVVKKGKELVPAAFNEELKHDAAGGKFGACLHFPKKGATRPQFSGVDILGYNAASWSTTVSIWLRLTPDQDLEPGYCDPLQIVGDDGKKGFIFMEWSKDETPRFFRYAIRPLFHIWNPTNIQWADIPFEKRPMVQVAKAPFSRDAWTHAVITIENANNKAAKPRGSLFLNGKLQGRIEGWDLSIAWDPAQVALVLGASYVGHMDDLAVFDRALSDAEVEQLFGLEKGVSSLR